A single genomic interval of Corallococcus macrosporus harbors:
- a CDS encoding immune inhibitor A domain-containing protein translates to MRKNPSWLALGLLALAPSAYAERAWYEKPQPDVAAPAASLRKSVVQDVTDDLPHRLGEQQKALKAQALKERLEGRGQPGKVQKLANGKFVELELERTDRIFVILVEYGTQIHPVFGNPTTNPGGNIPGPLHNEIPAPDRSVDNTTIWQPDYDRAHFEKLYFDTTPGADSVANFYKAASSGRYTVSGAVSEWVKVPYNAARYGNNLCGSSSCSNSVWPLISDAIKAWTNAQLAAGKTPAEIKAYLDTFDTWDRYDYDGDGNFDEPDGYIDHFQIVHAGMGEEVGGGAQGPNAVWSHRWFAYSTGLGPDGIGPAYNQNGGTRFGTGVDKWVGDYTIQPENGGLGVFAHEYGHDLGLPDHYDTTNAADNGTGFWTIMSSGSYLNDGTTDIGSRPGDFFAWDKLQLGWLDYATTSAGLYSYHKLGPAEFTSQNAKQALLVKLPGKPIVQPTTAPFEGQGMWQGGQGNNLDRVLEKTVKLPNKTPITFSFQTWFDIEEDWDYAYVAISVDGGPFVNLPSPVSRDTNPWGNNLGNGITGTSNGWMPLSFDLSSYAGKKVTLKLRYKTDGAEFGKGFLVDFVQLFAKNTYVFGDDGEWGHKWWDKSTFFVTDGTTTLYDHYYLAEWRQFRGYDETLATGPYNYGFSADGLFDWAERYSYNPGLLVTYWDTSQANNNVSQHPGAGRILPIDSRPQPLQRSDGRYWSGRVQTHDATFGLDPSFPLSLKPNGFPRNEYPSQPAVPVFNDTNEFWYATQPYAGVKVPKTGTIIEVLSTNKTDTVMQVQVRPVE, encoded by the coding sequence ATGCGGAAGAATCCGTCTTGGCTGGCCCTGGGCCTGCTCGCGCTCGCGCCGTCGGCGTACGCAGAGCGGGCTTGGTACGAGAAGCCGCAACCTGACGTCGCGGCGCCGGCCGCGTCGCTGCGCAAGTCCGTTGTGCAGGACGTCACGGACGACCTGCCCCACCGTCTGGGTGAGCAGCAGAAGGCCCTGAAGGCGCAGGCGCTGAAGGAGCGGCTGGAAGGCCGCGGTCAGCCCGGCAAGGTGCAGAAGCTGGCGAACGGCAAGTTCGTGGAGCTCGAGCTGGAGCGCACGGACCGCATCTTCGTGATCCTGGTGGAGTACGGCACGCAGATCCACCCGGTGTTCGGCAATCCCACCACCAACCCCGGCGGCAACATCCCGGGCCCGCTGCACAACGAGATTCCGGCCCCGGACCGGTCGGTGGACAACACCACCATCTGGCAGCCGGACTACGACCGCGCGCACTTCGAGAAGCTCTACTTCGACACGACGCCGGGCGCGGACTCGGTGGCGAACTTCTACAAGGCCGCGTCGTCCGGCCGCTACACCGTGTCCGGCGCGGTGTCCGAGTGGGTGAAGGTGCCGTACAACGCCGCCCGCTACGGCAACAACCTGTGCGGCAGCTCCAGCTGCTCCAACTCCGTGTGGCCGCTCATCAGCGACGCCATCAAGGCGTGGACCAACGCGCAGCTGGCCGCCGGCAAGACGCCCGCGGAGATCAAGGCGTACCTGGACACGTTCGACACGTGGGACCGGTATGACTACGACGGCGACGGCAACTTCGACGAGCCGGACGGCTACATCGACCACTTCCAGATCGTCCACGCCGGCATGGGCGAGGAAGTCGGCGGCGGCGCGCAGGGCCCCAACGCCGTGTGGAGCCACCGCTGGTTCGCGTACAGCACGGGCCTGGGCCCGGACGGCATCGGCCCCGCGTACAACCAGAACGGCGGCACGCGCTTCGGCACGGGCGTGGACAAGTGGGTGGGTGACTACACCATCCAGCCGGAGAACGGCGGACTCGGCGTGTTCGCGCACGAGTACGGCCACGACCTGGGCCTGCCGGATCACTACGACACGACGAACGCGGCGGACAACGGGACGGGCTTCTGGACCATCATGTCGTCCGGCTCGTACCTGAACGACGGCACCACGGACATCGGCAGCCGTCCGGGTGACTTCTTCGCCTGGGACAAGCTGCAGCTGGGCTGGCTGGACTACGCCACCACGTCGGCGGGTCTGTACTCGTACCACAAGCTGGGCCCCGCGGAGTTCACGTCGCAGAACGCGAAGCAGGCGCTGCTGGTGAAGCTGCCCGGCAAGCCCATCGTGCAGCCCACGACCGCGCCGTTCGAGGGTCAGGGCATGTGGCAGGGCGGCCAGGGCAACAACCTGGACCGCGTGCTGGAGAAGACGGTCAAGCTGCCGAACAAGACGCCCATCACCTTCTCCTTCCAGACGTGGTTCGACATCGAGGAGGACTGGGACTACGCCTACGTCGCCATCTCCGTGGACGGTGGCCCGTTCGTCAACCTGCCCAGCCCCGTGAGCCGTGACACGAACCCCTGGGGCAACAACCTGGGCAACGGCATCACCGGCACGTCCAACGGCTGGATGCCGCTGTCGTTCGACCTGTCCTCCTACGCGGGCAAGAAGGTCACGCTGAAGCTGCGCTACAAGACGGACGGCGCGGAGTTCGGCAAGGGCTTCCTGGTGGACTTCGTGCAGCTGTTCGCGAAGAACACCTACGTCTTCGGTGACGACGGCGAGTGGGGCCACAAGTGGTGGGACAAGTCGACGTTCTTCGTGACGGACGGCACCACCACCCTCTACGACCACTACTACCTGGCCGAGTGGCGTCAGTTCCGCGGCTACGACGAGACGCTGGCCACGGGCCCGTACAACTACGGCTTCAGCGCGGACGGCCTCTTCGACTGGGCGGAGCGCTACTCGTACAACCCCGGCCTGCTCGTGACGTACTGGGACACCTCCCAGGCCAACAACAACGTGTCGCAGCACCCGGGCGCTGGCCGCATCCTGCCCATCGACTCGCGTCCGCAGCCCCTGCAGCGCAGCGACGGCCGCTACTGGTCCGGCCGCGTGCAGACGCATGACGCGACGTTCGGCCTGGACCCCAGCTTCCCGCTGTCGCTCAAGCCCAATGGCTTCCCGCGCAACGAGTACCCCTCGCAGCCCGCGGTGCCGGTGTTCAACGACACGAACGAGTTCTGGTACGCCACCCAGCCGTACGCCGGCGTGAAGGTCCCGAAGACGGGCACCATCATCGAGGTGCTGTCCACGAACAAGACCGACACCGTGATGCAGGTCCAGGTGCGTCCGGTCGAGTAG